Sequence from the Candidatus Woesearchaeota archaeon genome:
TTTCATCGGCATTATTTTTAGAAGTTTTGGATTTTTTTTGCCGAATGCTTTTTCTGTCGGCACATTTATTGTGTGTTTTCCTATATTTTTTCCTTCTATTTCTTCATCCAGTCCAGGAAGTAGGTGTTTTTCTCCTACACAAATTGTTATTGGGTGATATTTGTCTGTGTGATCATGATTATCGTTTGGTCCGTGTTTATGTAGCAGTCCTGCTTCTTCTGCTATTTTTTGTACTGATGTATCAAAGATGGTTGCGTCTTCTGTTATTTTTCCTGTGTATTCTAGTTGTATAAAATCTCCTTTTTTGATTGTCATTTTATGATTTTCCTCCTAGGTGTTCCTTCTAGCTCCGGTTTCGGTTTTTATTAGAAGAATACAGAAAAAGAACAGATATTTATTTATAAATGTTCCGTTATTAATTTTGAATAATTGTGTTAGATTGTGAATTAATAGAAAAGAATTGTGATTTGGAGATTTATCTGTTAAATGTTGTGTTCGTATTGTGCTAGACTTTGTTTTTTTGTTTTTGTTAGATTTTTGCATCACATTTATCAGTTATATGTATGTTATTACTTGTGTATTTGTTAAACATTTTTTTGCTTGTGTTTTTTAGCAGTGTTGTTTGTCAAAGCATAATCTCTGTTGAAGATGAATTTTAAATTGATAAATTTAAAAAGAACAAATCGATTCTGTTTTGTATGGATTCGGATAATGAAAAAGAAAGAAGTCATTTCGATAAATGGGTTGATTTGAAGCCTGAATTTATTAAAAGATATACTGATTTGCTTGGAGAGGAAGGTTTTAATTGTTTTAATGATTATTCTAATCGTTATATTAGAAAAAGTATTCGCGTTAATACTTTGAAAATTAGTGTTAAGGATTTGAAGAAGCGTCTTGAACCTGAATGGAACTTGGAGCAGATTCCTTGGTGCAAGGAAGGTTTTTGGATTACTTATAGGCAAGGTAAGCGTTTTGATATTGGTAATTTGCCGGAGCATCAGCTTGGTTATATTTATGTCCAGGATGCGGCAAGTATGTTACCTCCAGTCGTCTTAAAACCTGAACCTGGAGCGTTGCTGTTAGATACTTGCGCAGCTCCAGGGAGTAAAACGAGTCAAGCTGCAGCATATATGAAAAATACTGGTTTGATTATCGCTAATGATATGCAAGGTAAAAGATTGAGCAGTTTAGGGATTAATTTGCAGAGGTGCGGCGTTCATAATACAATTATTACTAAAATGGATGGAACTAGGATTTTGAAGCAAGGAGAGGGTTTTGATTTTGTCATGGTTGATGCTCCTTGTTCTGGTACTGGCACTATTAGAAGAAATCCTAAAATTTCTAGTATGTGGAGTCCAGGTCTTGTTAAAAGGATGGTCAGAGATCAAAGAAAACTTGCTTTTCATGGATTTAAATTGTTGAAACCAGGAGGCGTCATGGTTTATAGCACTTGCACTTTAGAGCCTGAAGAGAATGAAGGGATTGTTTCTGATTTGTTAGATATGTTTGAGAATGCTGAGCTTTTGGATATTACTTTGGACATTAATAGAAGTCCTGTCGTTGTTGAGTTTGATGGCAGAGTTTACAATTCTGAAGTTTATAAATGTCTTAGAATTTATCCTCAGGATAATGATAGTGAAGGTTTTTTTGTTGCTAAGATTAGAAAAAAAATATGAATGTTGTTTTGTTAGAGAAGAAAAATGTTTAAGTTGATTGTTTTTGATTGTGATGGTGTCTTGTTTGAAGATGTTAAAATTTGGATGCAGATTCATAACATTTATGGCACTTTGAAAGAAGGTGAAATTCTTACAAAGAGATATTTGGATGTGGATTATGAAACTCTTGTTAAGAAAGTAGTTTCTACTCTTTGGAAAGGTAAAGATGCTTCGAAGTATTATGAATTAATTGACAATGTTAATTATATGATTGGCATTTCTGATTTAATGAGTTATGTTGATAAAAATTTTAAAACAAAAGCAATTATTAGTGCGGGAAGTCTTGATTTGGTTAAGAGAGCTCAAAGAGATTTCGGCTTTAATTATATTTTTGCTAATGAACTTGTTATTAAAGAAAATATTATTACAGGAGATTTTGTTGCTACTATAAAAAACGGCGATCAATATAAATCAGAAGTTTTGCATTCTTTGTGTAAAGAATTGAACATTACATTAAATGAGGTCATCTATATTGGCGATACGCATAGAGATAGCCATATTTTTCAAGAAGTTGGTTTGCCTATTGCTTTTAAT
This genomic interval carries:
- a CDS encoding HAD hydrolase family protein, which produces MFKLIVFDCDGVLFEDVKIWMQIHNIYGTLKEGEILTKRYLDVDYETLVKKVVSTLWKGKDASKYYELIDNVNYMIGISDLMSYVDKNFKTKAIISAGSLDLVKRAQRDFGFNYIFANELVIKENIITGDFVATIKNGDQYKSEVLHSLCKELNITLNEVIYIGDTHRDSHIFQEVGLPIAFNCNDEHLLKYAKEVVNSADLRDLIPVLEKYLVVRGLC
- a CDS encoding RsmB/NOP family class I SAM-dependent RNA methyltransferase, producing the protein MDSDNEKERSHFDKWVDLKPEFIKRYTDLLGEEGFNCFNDYSNRYIRKSIRVNTLKISVKDLKKRLEPEWNLEQIPWCKEGFWITYRQGKRFDIGNLPEHQLGYIYVQDAASMLPPVVLKPEPGALLLDTCAAPGSKTSQAAAYMKNTGLIIANDMQGKRLSSLGINLQRCGVHNTIITKMDGTRILKQGEGFDFVMVDAPCSGTGTIRRNPKISSMWSPGLVKRMVRDQRKLAFHGFKLLKPGGVMVYSTCTLEPEENEGIVSDLLDMFENAELLDITLDINRSPVVVEFDGRVYNSEVYKCLRIYPQDNDSEGFFVAKIRKKI